Genomic window (Phragmites australis chromosome 5, lpPhrAust1.1, whole genome shotgun sequence):
TTCACCAAGAGCAAGGTGGCCAAAAATAAGCCTAAGAAGGCAAATAAGCTGATCATAGAAAAGCACATCAACATGAATAGAATGAAATAGGGAATAAAGTCTCTAAAGATAAATTTTGACAACCATGTGTAGAAAAAAGCATCTCTAGTAATGAAGGCACCGATGAGATGTTCCAAACAGAGCACAAGGGAAAAAGAAACCAAAGGAACTTACATTCACTGGCCATTCAAACTGAAAATGCTTGCAGAGCTGGAATCTCTCCATGTCATAGTCTCTCACACCAGAGTCATTATTTGACGCTATGAAGTGAACGGCGCCACTGCAGGGTAAAACAAAAGCTAAAATGAATATACGCGTTCAATGAGGTTGCATCTTTAGTAACATAGATAGGAAGTTACCTAGAGGTATTGAATATCTCAACCGCATTCGTAATAGCATTATCATCATACGTTGTTCGACAGCAAAAACTTATTCCTTCCCGATCGAGGTGCTGCATTTGAGATCAGCCGGAAATAAATAATCAGATATTGAGAACGCAGGAACAGATTAACCATGTGTAAACATGCATAACATCCACCAGTTCGTTATTTTGTAGTTAAATGTATATGACATACGTTAGTTCATTTCAATAGATCAAAATCAGCTATTATACTGGTCTACTATGAGCAATTGAGCATTCACCATAACATCTCAATTTCCACAAGAGAAAATTCCAGTGGTTAGAATAGATAGTTCACTTGGACTTTTAGATGAGCATCCAGTAAAAGAACAAATCGATCCATGCTGAATAGCAGAAATAATGTAACCATGTAAAAGTTAGTACTGTGCAAATAACTAATGCCTAGCATAGTGGTCTATTAAAAATTCAATTGGCTTTGCTATTTGTCCTTTCTTGTGCTGCAGCGGCTTGGATCCAaacaaatttgaataatttttgcaTAACTTACTTTGCAGATTAGCTCTCCTTGAAAACCGCCAGCTACCAGCAAATCGTCCTTGACCGCCAAGGTACTAACTTGAGTCTGAGAAAAACCCTCTAATAAACTTCCAGGGTGCTTCTGTACAGAGATGACCATCAATAATATTAGTTAAATATGAAGGGAGGATGCGAAAACTGGtacagaaaataaaataaaaggaaatatCATACCTCCCTTGGTGCCACATGTCCTTGGACGTTCATAAGTTCAGTATCCACACCACTCAATGCCGACCAGTGAAGAATTTGGTAGTTCGACATTAAGTAGACATCATGCTTGGATGTAGCCCATACCAAATTTCTCAGCTGCAGGCATAAATCAGGCTCATTGTTTCATACTCTCAACGTTTACACATCAAAACCATATAAAGGAGAGCAGGAACATTGATCAAGAATTCAAGACCTATTGCAAGTGGTTAGCTCAAATACAGCAAAATCTTAGTTCACTTTTCATAAGAGATCATAGGCAGAACCACATAATCAGACCATGCAGATAGCCCTGGTTCCCTGAATGCATTGAACCATTACCTCAGTAGAACAACTCCAAACAGCAAACACAGAGTTGAATTAGTACAAAAGGTAACACAATCCTTTACACAGTTAACAGGTGTAACTTGTGCTTCTTTGTATATAAGAATAAATGTCATTGTCCATGCAAAGTTTAAGTAATTTTTAATGTTTCAATAACCTTTACGTAACTTAGCATACATCCAAGAAACCAATACATCTAAAAGCATGCCCTAATGTACACAAACTTTTGCCTTAGAATTAGTAGTAAGAATTTACAAACATGCAAAGTGAAATTGACTGAAATAGACCTCAGAGGAAACATCAATTGCGTCTGATAATTACTCTGTGACATATTatctcaacaacaacaacaaagcctttgtcccaagcaagttggggtaagCTGGCATATTATCTCaaagggggggagggggggggggggataaggAAGAGGAAATGAGCTCACCTGAAAATGTAGGATAGTTGATTTTACTGATCTAGTATTTCGTCTGAATTCATAATACATTCCACCTTTCTCTGTTGGTTTGCAATCCTGTTCCAAGGTAAGTGTCAACCATATGCCCGCAGaaaattttacaaaactcaacTTCGAAAAAGAGTTAGAAACACACCTTTATTGCTTCTTCTCCAGAATTAGGTACATTCTCATAATTTTTGTATTGTTCTAATCTGGTCTGTCTGTATTTTTCACGAGTTATAGCTAGCCTCTCCCATGGTATTCCTTGAatgtcttttccttttcttgcatCTGCTGATGAAGTATCTGGGATCTTATCGTGCTAGAcagaaaaaagatgaaaaaaatacaaCCAGTTAGTGCATGGAAGTGATCAGATAAGCAACTGGACTAATTTTCAAGTTGCAACATAAATGGCACACTATGGCCCATGCAAAGGGTTGTTTAGATGCAATTTAATGTAAAATAAACCCACAGATGATTGATTTTATTGCAATGGATTAGATTGTGAGGTTgttgttacatatatatattgctcTGTGTAATATCCCCAGACTATAAGGGGTTTCTTGCATATTATCACctgtacatatgtatatatactgccCTAGAGCCtccagggaatacaagttgtGACTGATCAAACAAGACCTACCCTGCTCCTCTTCCTCAAGACCAATACCAGATCTCATATTCCTGCCCAAGCTCCTCTCAAGGACTCGATTGCCAAGCCGTATTCACTTTGAAACCGAAGGTGATTGACAACTGGAGAGTGTGATACTGGTTGTGTCTTGATATGATTGCTTCATCAAGGATACTAATGAACTTTGCCATAGAATCATCACCGTTATCAAAGATCCTTTTGAATATCAGTGTTGTCCAAATCATTCTTTATTGGCTCGTGCGTTGGGGAAGATGGGTCTAACTGAAAAGGGATGCATTGATATGGCGGCAAGCACCAGCGCTTCTCCAATTTTGATTGATGGCAGGGGCTTTCCATGAGTACGGACATAATTTTCTGATAAAATCTTAAGAGGAAGATGAGAAGATAGGTGGAAAACTTGGTCTGTGGGTGAAGATAGATAAGGCATTGCTTCCAAGTCAAACAGCTATGGTTCCCTTTGCACTGAGTTGCATGGTTCCCTTTGCACTGAGTTGCACCTAAATATTTCATTACATGGGATACCAAACTGGTGGTACAATAGAAAGAAACCATATTTATACAAAACTGTGTCGGTAAAGCTAGACGAGTGACattataaattcaaaaaatgaACGATGGAAACAAAACAATCATCTTATATATTATTATGCTTCCAGAAAGAAACCAAATTGACAGTGATTTAAAAGATGTCAGACACTAAGACAGAATACATGAAACAATTCAAGCAGATACATAGCAAAACCAACAGAAATTATGGAAAGAAAGGGGCAACTTTGGAAAGATAGAAAAGTAGATAGTAGCGAACGCCGAATGTGTAGAATTATGATCGGTAGCAGAAAAGGACATTGTGCAACTGTATAAGAGGACAAACCTATaagtacacatatatatatatatataaaggagAGAGACAACTGTACAAGGCTCTCAAGTCTAAACGGTCAGCAAACAAAGCGTGAACATAGGAGTTCCATGGGTTCAGTTAACAATTTAAACAAGGGCATGCACAACAGGTGGCCCAACCAAGTCAATGACAGAAGGTTCTCATTGATTTGCTGTCTAGCCATTGCTCAGCATATAGTGCTACAGTTACAAGTAGCATGCCGACTACGTAAGAGAAACACTACAGCTGCATTCAAGACGACAAGCGCTTCTAATCATCAGTGGAATTACGTTCTATTCACCCAATAAGAACAATGTATCATAAAAGCTTTTAATAGATTTGATTGCACATATGACATGCGACAAAAAAGTTTAACTAAACATTTCATTGATTCGCTGACCAGACATTGCTCAGCATATAGTGCTAATGTCACAAGAAGCATGTGGACTATGTAAGAGAAACACTACACAGCATTCAAGACTATACACGCTTCTAGTCATCAGTGGAATAATGCTCTACTCACTCAGTTAGCCTGCGTATCAGAAAAGCTTTGCATAGCCTTGATTGCACATACAACACGCAACAATAGAAAATAACAAAGCATACCGAATGCCCATATTCATCATCGTCCGAATCAGAGTCCCTAATCCCTCGCTCCTGATGCTCATCGACCATGTCATCAGTGGGATCATTCATGTCGTAATCGTCCTCCATCTCTTCGACGTGGTCGTCGTGATAGTTGGACATTGATCCTCTCATAAGAGAGAGCGTTCCTTGCCTGCAAACAGAAACACCACACCACCATCAGCGAACATGCCCTCGCTGAAATCAATTACATATTTACATATCATGTGAGCAAGCACCTCTACAACCTCCAACACCAATCCACTCCACTAGTAGCACTTTCCAATCATAGCAATAATCACTAGCTGCTCTTAGAAGTTGCTGAGCACATAACTCAGCAACTTCTAGCATCACATACTATCCTTGTTTTAACATGATAAAATCCTCACTAAATGGAACGAAGTCAACACGGGATAGAATTCAGAAGCATATCAGAAGCGGAAAAATTGTAATGAAAAGTCAACAGTGACATCATTTGTAGCAGACCAATCATCCCGTAAATCCTCACAAACGCGCTTTTTCCTCAAATCAGGCTCACACATCACCAATCCCCCCGCGTGCCCACGCTACAAACCCTAGAACCCGCCGCCCCAGCACGCCCACCACCCAGATCTGCCCCCGATTCGAATAGATCAACATTCCCCACCAACCAAAAAAAAGCCAGGCAAATCACAACATAATCGCCGAAGGAAAGCGAAAACGGAAGAGTGGACGCACCTGGCTTGATCAGGAGCGCGGCGAACCGGCCGCCGGGGGAGCGGAGCGGGAACTCTGCGCCTCAGACGCAGCCCGAACCCCAGCCGAGACGGATTCCCGGGGATATAAAAGAGACGGGGAGCCGCTTCCTATTCCTCCTCTTCGTGACAGcacagaattttttttaatatatatttcctcTTTTATTTCTCCTTCCCCTTCTTGTTGTCTCCCAAACTGCTTTAACTGTTTTCTAATTTTATCTCGTTTCCGGAAATTACTTACCGAGATTTCTCTCGTTGCAAATCAATTTTTTTCGCCATCGCTGTTGCTGCGTTCGTCGCAATGTGGCTAGACGGGGACAGGCCGCGTGTCAGGacagcggcgggaggagggagaggatagTATAGCGGGTGCGGTGGCAGGAAATGACGGTTTTGCCCCTATATCGGTGGAAAACATGGAAGAAGGGGGCACGTCATTTTGGCCACGTCGGTTTTGACGGGGGCGCTGCAACAGTAGCAGATGAGATCGTTGGAGACATGGCGCTCCTGTCTTCAGCCCGGTAAAACGTACTTTCCTGCCAGGTTTATAAAACCATTTGGCGCTGAAAATGGGGATCTAGTGATTTTCCGAAATTTATAAAAACTAGAAAATTGGTAAAAATTTGGATAAATTCATTCGATCGAATTTATAAGAAAAAAACGACCTAATCGAATAAAAAATCAgttaaattccaaaaaaatcgaGCAAATTCTTCGATTTAcctaagcttcaaatcaagtaaataaattttattagttTCGTTGTAAcctgatctacatgataaaaatatttatactcataaaaaagttgaatattttttatgagaaaatatatttgataaacctagttaattatttactaatccaaaaatcatgaaaccaattttgttagtcttcttacatgatcgtatatcttttaaaaatgcATTAACTCATGTttcaactagattaattcataactaacaaatcacacctccaaaattagtgaaactacttttattatgctttatgtaggaaaaataatagtagacatgaaaatgttaattataatgttgtttcttaacatgttcactttatgcttgtgaattttataaaaatcatggagaaattaatataactctaaataaagtgaaaccaaatttaaagatcatcttaagatacgctctacataaaaaaaaatatgtgcttgcatgttaagcttttaaTTAAGGTGATAGACCAAATCATCATATTTATATGACCcattttagcattttttttcaaactttctctccataaaatacgatgcaaatgatattatttttgaatttttttttcacataaggaCTTAGAATTATctttagtatttttagaatttttatgattttttattttttggaattttttgaattcaaatttggaaaCTAATCGATTTCTAAATGCTGTGCGAACCGAATTGGCAGATATTCGGGAATACCAGGcgattttcaacaattttttaaacCTTGCTTCTGTGTGTTATGTTTATGAAATTCGAGAAATGTGATGCAAGAGCACTTCTAATATAGCAAATTGCTAGCTATAATTTTATCAACTATCTATAGTACCACCATGTGCATCATATATATTAGAATATTTTATTGGACCAACACCAACCCATTCTCTCTTGTCCATCCACCAAACGCCTGCTCCACACGTGCACCACTCTCCTCACCTCAGCATCGCCTGCTCCACGCGTGCACCACTCTCCTCACCTCTAGCACCGTCTGCTCCACATGTGCACCACTGGCCGTCTGTAGGATATAAGATACCGATTAGAGTATGGTGAATATACGGTTGTAAAATTAATTGTTAAACAAATAATTCTAATTATAGAATTTAATCAATTAATCACTAAGTAAGGTAAATATGACTACACCTAAGTTGATATAAATCAAAGTTTTGCAATTCAATGGTGACATAtaataattcaaatttcttgaaatatgaatagaaaaaaatgtaaattGCATAAATATAAATTAAGCTTGAGAGATACCACACAAATGAGACAATGAATttttctgtggtatcgatgacttGCTTGTCACCACTAATCCACGTTGAGATTGGTTTAAGCCTCTAACCACTCCTCTACCAAGTCACGATTATCAGAAAGAAATAGACTTGATCTTTGAGTCGAATTAGTCCAATGAACAACTCAAGACCTTAATTTTACTAGAGTTGCACTTGACCGCTCTGGTGATGCATGCACAAGGcatctcaaaatcacaaccaggGCACATTCACAAGGTTCTTGAAAGGCTCACCGATTTTACCACCTCCAAGCAATGAAAGGGAGAGGGAGACTCAAGGTTATCAAGTATGTCGAGCCCAATGGCTAGTAGGTGTATTAAATGCACCTATTTTTTAACATTGCACATAATGATGGTCAAATCGTGAAACCCCATGGTTAAACCACGAGTCAGTCTAGAGACCACCCATACTATATACTCATTGATGGTGAGGCCTTTTAGCTGAGGAACACATCGTTTTCAAGCTCCAGAAGTCAAACCACCCACTTTGGGGGTCTAACTGCTAGACCTTTGAATGACTTTGCCCTCCCTACGCAGATGATGATCAGACCGCTAGACACTAATCACTTAGATTTTTCTAGGGTAAAGTTCCCACTATCTCAAACTAATATTTCATCTATAATGCAATACAAGTTTGAGCAAAATAGCAGTTATAGATGCCTCAAGTAAATgaacatcaacccctcttaatagaaCGTCATCTATTCTTAATAATCTGGTCATTTATTCCTCTAATCATCATTGACTGgagaaaaaactattttttataccTTTGCCATGAGCTAGCTATCTTTATATATCCTTCACACATGCATCTTCTAGCTTTTTCATCAATTCCAGGACTAACATTCCTCATGCCTCAATTAAACAAGTTAGTCCATAAATAagtgttatcattaattattaaaatactaattaagaGCTTATATACTTCATCATCATGCTTTATGCAAGCATGTTGTCAGATGCCTCCTTATCCCCATTCCTTGTTGCTCACTCCCCCACCAACCTGACACCCTCTCCCCAATCAAGCGAGATGAGGCCACCGACCACCAGAGACCAGAGCTCCAGCTACCAGCCAGATCTGAGCTACTGCCTCAGGATCCATGCCCTTCGCCTCTCCCTTTGCACCAGCTGGCCCCTTCCCTCTTGCTCTATCACCGGACTCTCCCTCCCACAACTAGGTCGTCAACCCCCTCACCCACCAGAAATTTCCTGCCAATCTCGTTGGCAACCACCCTCTTCCCCTCAACCTCCCACGCTGATTGAGCCATTGGCGGCTAGATCTGATGAGGTCCAAGACCCCCACCCACCGTCATTGTCTGCCCCTTTGAAGTTGTCTTTTTCAAGCACACCGCACATTGTTGTTGGGTGGCCACCACATCCTCACTCCCCTTCCTGATCCACAGCTTTCACACCACTATTGTCATCGTTGATGTTCCGTGGTGCTGCTACAAAGGGAAGGCCAGGAGAGAGGGCATGCAGAGGATACAAAGCACATGGGTGAGGGCGTTCGAGCATCAGTTTGCGTGCTATCGGTTAGTGGCTATTCTAGTGCGAGTTTTTCTCTCTATCCCCTCCATCTAGGGAAAAAAGGTTTATGTGGACTCTTATAGACAGCTGACGTGTCACCGTTAGAGGTGCCCACCCTTAGTTTTCTTAAAAGAGTTATTTCATTTTCAGGCTCAGCAACAAATACACGTCTGGGTAAGTAGGCATATGTTTAGTAACTTTTAGAATCTCTGAGTATCAGTGTCTTTTCAAATACTTTGATTGTACACACGAAAACCATATGTATAGCTTCCCAAAAGTACTCTTATAATATATGGTTTTATTGTGTTTCATTGATATAGTAAACAAAACTTAGAGGTAAAAATATAGTCATGTTGTACATTTTTTAAAAGTATGACCTTGATGAGTGGAAAGTTGCAAGACAAAAATAATACTATGAGGTGACTAACGCACGATCAGTCGTCTCTCTTGTCTTCAGTGACATCGTTGACTGCCATGTTAACTCGTTGGCTCTCCTCTTGCTTCGACTTCTAGCACTGCCTGTCGTTCTTCTACAATCATTGGTTGTCGCCGTCGTAGCCCTTGATTGGCCCAAGACATCCATCGGTGTAGTTATGTTGCTTTCTCTGTCTATGCCCACTGCCCTCTTTCTTAGTTGCAACAGTTGGCACTAGTCCAGCCCATACCACTCATCGCTTCCCATCCTTCTTCTACAACCTACTGGAACCCTGAATCTAACAAGACCAATAACAACAAGTCCatgaaaatatgtatatgttgCCTAGAAAAACTTATTGCTGACTTGTAATAATTTCTCATGCTCTTTTAATTGTTGAAAGAAATTGATCACACAAAAAATCATGTACAACTAGTTCTATAAATAACTAGACTAGATACAtacccgtgcgttgcaacgggagCTAAAAATATACACGAGGTAATATAGTTTACAGAGTGAAACACAACGAGCTACAACGGAAGGCCATCTTGCAACAGGAGCCAAGAGTTTTTCTGAGATAATATAGTTGATTGGGTGAAGCTAATACAAAATAACACGATACATCCTTGCAACTTGTCCATGCATATTAAGATAACAAAATTTTAGCAACATTAGTGACaaataaaattcataaggaCATGCCAAATGACAACACAAGCAAAAACCAATTATTGGTCTAGCTAGTAGAAACTACAATgcagaacttctgaaaatgatTACAAATCAAACTCGGGTATTAATAAGAAGCGGCTACTAAGCATTGTATAATATCTACTTCCTACCTTGTGGATTATGAAAGGCAATTGTTACGTTAGTGTTTAAAATAGGTAGTTTAGCAGCTCAGTAGAATGTGCAGTGAAGTAGGTAAGTCTGCAGCTTGATCCAGCTCTGAACATTTTCATTAGCATAAGCACTtgtgatttaatttttttatgcagTACAGCCGTACAAGTTATAGTATGATTTGTATTTTCCCTTACAGCAAACATCAAGCCCTTATACTTATTTgagtttatcaattttacttCAAATACTGAATAAAATGTTTGCATTTTGGCAGACAAAGGTCATGTATGGATAATTCCAACGAGATACACTTTCATTTGCATGATCGACATTCTTGGATAATTCCAACAGGATACACTTTCATTTACATAATTCCAACAAAATATAATATTCTTTTGCATCTTGAGCAGATTTTTCTCAGCCTCCTTGAGCAAGAGATGCATTATAATCTTTACCCCCAACAAAGGATCCTAAATTTTGATGTCTGTAAATTGGTAGATGCAAAAGAATATTATATATACCATCTTGACGCTCATTCAACACTCGAAATGAAGggaatttttttctttatcatTCAGTACTGCAACCAAACCATGAAAACCAGATAGGCATACCATGTATCTCTTCATTATCGGATCCACAATGTTGACCTGGAGACTAGAAGATCATATAGAGAAACCTTAACAATGATTGACGGGATTCTCTAAACCATGTGCCTAATGAAAGATGTTAATGACAAGCATTACTGCGGTGGGGATGCAAGAGTCAATGACTAGGAGATGTCATAATTCCTCAGGATAGTACAGtcaatagaaaataaaatacggCAATCAGAAAGTATGGAACATCATTgcatcatcatatacctaaaatGGAGGCCGTAgatagtgaaaaaaaaaagaatagtaaGAATGATGGAAGCAGACCTGCGCATACCAAATTTTGCACTGCAGTGAGATCACAATAGAAACTATCATAAACAAGATATTTGGTCACGCCAATTTTGAGGCTACTCCTCTTTCAGCAAATAGCAAGGAAATTCGAGAGGTTTACAGAATGCAGTCATCCTTATAACGAATAACCCCTTCATAATATGGTATCATTTGGGGAAAGTACTCAAAAGTAGATTACTGATATATATAAAGTTTCCTCAAATGTCTTTCTTTAAACGACTTAGCCAGCGAgctattttgtaagaaaaagCATCTTCCCCAATTGGAATGTTTAGTATCAGTAAGCAGCAAGAGGAAATAATGGCCAATAGACTATCACATGAAAAATCAGTAGGGA
Coding sequences:
- the LOC133919690 gene encoding uncharacterized WD repeat-containing protein C2A9.03-like: MRGSMSNYHDDHVEEMEDDYDMNDPTDDMVDEHQERGIRDSDSDDDEYGHSHDKIPDTSSADARKGKDIQGIPWERLAITREKYRQTRLEQYKNYENVPNSGEEAIKDCKPTEKGGMYYEFRRNTRSVKSTILHFQLRNLVWATSKHDVYLMSNYQILHWSALSGVDTELMNVQGHVAPREKHPGSLLEGFSQTQVSTLAVKDDLLVAGGFQGELICKHLDREGISFCCRTTYDDNAITNAVEIFNTSSGAVHFIASNNDSGVRDYDMERFQLCKHFQFEWPVNHTSLSPDRKVVVIVGDDPDGLLIDANSGKTLHSMKGHRDYSFASAWSPDGRTFATGNQDKTCRIWDVRNLSKSVHVLRGNLGAIRSIRFTSDGQFMSMAEPADFVHIYDVKSDYNRRQELDFFGEISGTSFSPDNDTLFVGVWDRTYGSLLQFGRLYNYSYLDSLF